One Pirellulales bacterium genomic region harbors:
- a CDS encoding nucleoside transporter C-terminal domain-containing protein — protein MKESPPAASVTSAAAAEIPLPPTQYFPSTPWHWRAGILAGIIILGVAAYALRQSIGLKGQAAVGIVFFFGLVAAMSANLRAVNWRTIGWGIVLQVVLALLVLQAKFEINGYQYSVYGAFQQAGEGIKQLIEYSNAGAQFVFGFLAKPGAIAPVLGDDNAFVFAFNALPPILFVSALFTLLYHYGILQWLVRQLAHVMVYFMGTSGAETLSVAANVFMGQTEAPLIVKPYVPRMTQSELFTLMTSGMAHISGGLMAIYIKYGADPVAVLTTCIMACPCSMYLAKLYMPEVSTPETSGTIQQKREKSPYANGVDAIASGTGEGLRLALNVAAMLIVFVAFVAMINGVLGGLGSQLAAWTGWDVPPLSLEWIFAQVFSPVAFLMGIEEADQARIGQLLGTKLALNEHVAYLQMKAWKADPEIEISQRSYQLAAFALTGFANFASVGIQIGGIGAMAPERRGDLARLGMRALFVGFVATLLNAAVAGLFI, from the coding sequence ATGAAAGAATCCCCCCCCGCAGCGTCCGTCACGTCGGCTGCCGCCGCAGAGATCCCCTTGCCGCCCACTCAGTATTTCCCCTCCACCCCCTGGCACTGGCGGGCCGGCATCTTGGCGGGAATTATCATTTTGGGCGTGGCGGCCTATGCCCTGCGGCAGTCGATCGGGCTAAAAGGGCAAGCCGCGGTGGGGATTGTATTCTTTTTTGGCCTGGTGGCGGCGATGTCGGCCAACTTGCGGGCGGTCAACTGGCGCACGATAGGCTGGGGAATCGTCCTGCAGGTGGTGCTAGCGTTATTGGTGCTACAGGCAAAATTTGAAATCAATGGCTATCAATATTCGGTCTATGGGGCATTTCAACAAGCGGGGGAGGGGATCAAGCAACTGATTGAGTACTCCAACGCCGGCGCGCAATTTGTGTTTGGCTTTTTGGCCAAGCCGGGCGCCATCGCCCCCGTCCTGGGGGATGATAACGCGTTTGTATTTGCCTTTAACGCCCTCCCGCCGATCTTGTTTGTCTCGGCGCTCTTTACCCTGCTTTACCATTATGGCATTTTGCAGTGGCTGGTCCGCCAGCTCGCGCATGTGATGGTCTATTTTATGGGGACCAGCGGGGCCGAAACGCTTTCAGTCGCGGCCAATGTATTTATGGGCCAGACCGAGGCGCCGTTGATTGTCAAACCGTACGTCCCCCGGATGACCCAGTCGGAACTATTTACCCTGATGACCAGCGGCATGGCCCATATTTCCGGGGGGTTGATGGCCATTTATATCAAGTACGGGGCCGATCCGGTGGCGGTGTTAACGACCTGCATCATGGCCTGTCCCTGCAGCATGTATTTGGCAAAGCTGTATATGCCGGAAGTCAGCACACCCGAGACCAGCGGCACCATCCAGCAAAAGCGTGAAAAATCCCCCTATGCCAACGGCGTGGACGCGATTGCCAGCGGTACGGGCGAAGGGTTGCGACTGGCGCTTAACGTGGCGGCCATGTTGATCGTGTTTGTGGCGTTTGTGGCGATGATCAATGGCGTTCTGGGCGGGCTGGGGTCGCAGCTTGCGGCGTGGACCGGCTGGGACGTGCCCCCGCTCTCCCTGGAATGGATCTTTGCGCAGGTTTTTAGCCCGGTGGCGTTTCTCATGGGAATCGAAGAAGCCGACCAGGCGCGCATCGGGCAGTTATTGGGGACCAAGCTGGCCCTGAACGAGCATGTGGCCTACCTGCAAATGAAAGCCTGGAAGGCCGATCCGGAGATTGAGATTTCACAGCGTTCGTACCAACTGGCCGCGTTTGCCCTGACCGGGTTTGCCAACTTTGCCTCGGTGGGCATCCAAATCGGCGGGATTGGCGCCATGGCCCCTGAACGCCGCGGCGATCTGGCCCGGCTGGGGATGCGGGCTTTGTTCGTCGGTTTTGTGGCGACCTTGCTCAACGCGGCGGTGGCGGGGTTGTTTATCTAA
- a CDS encoding MoaD/ThiS family protein, giving the protein MPRVTFTPNLRRHIDCPELTLPGDTVRAVLQELQRENPRLAHYVLDEQGNVRKHIMLFHNGQPLQDRREQSDPIEPHDELCIMQALSGG; this is encoded by the coding sequence ATGCCGCGCGTCACCTTTACCCCGAACCTGCGGCGACATATTGATTGCCCGGAGTTAACATTGCCGGGAGATACCGTCCGCGCGGTGCTGCAAGAGCTGCAGCGTGAAAATCCCCGTTTGGCCCATTATGTGTTGGACGAACAGGGGAATGTGCGCAAGCATATTATGCTGTTTCATAATGGACAGCCATTGCAAGATCGACGTGAACAATCCGACCCCATCGAACCACATGACGAATTGTGCATCATGCAAGCGCTTTCCGGCGGTTGA
- a CDS encoding SUMF1/EgtB/PvdO family nonheme iron enzyme: MRILPQKLLSWKIASLLVVFLSHGWVITESLPAQELGKKYAVIIGVEKYDPDELNQLSYAVDDAEALAAELTRLQFDVTVMTENAKLPQLKPNTAEKIIDVLKNRAAGLTAEDTLLLAFMGHGVQFAADKKQPAPDNDQDSDIQELYFCPEEARLQERDTLLSLSLVHKVLEASAAGRKLLIVDACRNDPQPQAKRRGKEVELEPVGRAVRTVPRGMLALFSCSQAESSREYPELQHGVFTAHVLKYLRGEADAAFYPENQLTLSELTHYVARETKDYVWKKDGKDQIPIAYGTITPWVLGKSAPRPANLDAPYNPTKVQQAQAAWARYLGRQRTEKTTQGLELVLIPPGKGVSQPYYLGKTEVTQAQYKKVTGKNPSYWATSGEGAARLAKLGLDDPAELLPVENVTWEEADAFCKKLTELEQAEGKIPAGYAYRLPLAVEWDHAAMISLERGGVELTERQLEPIAWFADNADYHAQPVARLRGSSLGIYDMLGNVTEWCLDEAPNQPNQRIHRGGAFTDSAEFCDAGRVASAPVDKRYNIHGLRVCLGPVPARGNMENQVAE, from the coding sequence ATGCGAATACTGCCCCAAAAATTATTGTCCTGGAAAATCGCCTCTTTACTGGTGGTTTTTCTCTCGCACGGCTGGGTAATTACTGAATCCCTTCCCGCCCAGGAACTGGGCAAAAAATACGCCGTGATCATTGGCGTGGAAAAGTACGACCCCGACGAGCTTAACCAGCTTAGCTATGCCGTGGACGATGCCGAAGCCCTGGCCGCGGAACTGACCCGCTTGCAGTTTGACGTAACTGTTATGACCGAAAACGCCAAACTCCCCCAACTCAAACCCAACACCGCCGAAAAAATCATCGACGTGCTAAAGAATCGCGCCGCGGGCCTGACGGCGGAGGACACCCTGTTACTGGCATTCATGGGGCACGGCGTTCAATTTGCCGCCGATAAAAAACAGCCCGCCCCGGATAATGACCAAGACTCCGACATTCAGGAACTTTATTTCTGCCCCGAGGAAGCCCGCCTGCAAGAGCGCGACACGCTATTATCCCTTTCGTTAGTGCATAAGGTGCTGGAAGCCAGCGCCGCCGGTCGTAAGCTGCTGATCGTTGATGCTTGCCGCAATGATCCCCAGCCCCAGGCCAAGCGCCGCGGAAAGGAAGTCGAGCTAGAGCCGGTGGGCCGCGCCGTTCGCACGGTCCCTCGCGGAATGCTCGCTCTGTTTAGCTGTTCTCAGGCCGAATCCAGCCGCGAATACCCCGAACTCCAGCATGGTGTTTTTACCGCCCATGTGCTGAAGTATTTGCGGGGAGAAGCCGACGCGGCGTTTTATCCTGAAAATCAACTAACTCTGTCAGAGCTAACACATTACGTCGCCCGCGAGACCAAGGATTACGTCTGGAAAAAAGATGGCAAGGATCAGATTCCGATCGCCTACGGCACAATCACCCCCTGGGTTCTGGGCAAAAGCGCACCCCGCCCCGCGAACCTCGACGCTCCTTACAACCCTACCAAAGTCCAACAGGCCCAGGCTGCTTGGGCACGCTATTTAGGACGTCAACGCACAGAGAAAACCACGCAGGGCTTGGAGCTGGTGCTAATTCCTCCGGGGAAAGGGGTTTCCCAGCCATACTATCTGGGAAAAACCGAAGTCACCCAGGCTCAGTATAAAAAAGTGACTGGCAAAAACCCGAGCTACTGGGCCACGAGTGGCGAAGGGGCCGCCAGACTGGCAAAATTGGGCCTGGATGATCCCGCGGAATTGTTGCCGGTGGAAAATGTGACCTGGGAAGAGGCGGATGCGTTTTGCAAGAAGCTGACGGAGCTTGAGCAAGCGGAAGGGAAAATTCCCGCGGGGTACGCCTATCGCCTGCCCCTGGCCGTGGAATGGGACCACGCGGCGATGATTAGCCTGGAGCGGGGAGGAGTGGAGTTAACCGAGCGGCAACTCGAGCCAATCGCCTGGTTTGCCGATAACGCGGACTATCACGCCCAGCCGGTCGCGCGATTACGGGGGAGTTCGCTGGGGATTTATGACATGCTGGGTAACGTGACGGAATGGTGTCTGGACGAAGCTCCCAATCAGCCGAACCAGCGGATTCACCGGGGCGGGGCGTTTACGGACAGCGCGGAGTTTTGTGATGCGGGGCGGGTGGCCTCGGCCCCGGTGGACAAGCGGTACAACATTCATGGCCTGCGGGTCTGCCTAGGCCCGGTGCCGGCGCGGGGGAATATGGAAAATCAAGTGGCGGAATAG
- a CDS encoding c-type cytochrome domain-containing protein gives MKTLVALGMAFVAIVVLANPLNAGEAEQATALLRKYCYECHGTDFAYPSLDILDRATLIEPKSKDEKPFLVPGDAAASRIFQRLTATDSAERMPPEDQPQPTAAEKELIGKWIAAGAEFPAADRPARPYKGEDTILAALAADLEKVPAEHRQFTRYFTLLHLWNNPAASDHDLRLVRAAVSKLINSLSKQVRITPPRVVDADGLLLAIDLRDYGWDKGNRWNLLIGGDDTTGGYPYGLSRGSPAAKKVYDLAQSDLPYVRADWFVYNAARPALYYALLGLPQSQKALEEELGVNARENLERDRTARAAFRESGVSDNSRMVQRQEAKYGAYWDSFDNATDGGDVDFFIKPLGPIDPEKPSRAAFKHDGGEVIFHLPNGLLAFYLATDQGAVLNEGPINIVRDPQQFSGSNKILNGISCFGCHRQGFIPFTDTLREGYVNRQGESVADKVLKIFPVAEVMERYRREDSERYQLGLDKATLQFLRTSPEDKRSAIDFPEPITHVSRHYDRKLTFDDIARELLLPADDATAAEHNIPTVADLKSQLKLNAALQNAGLEPITRGEVVPRSMWEKAYHRTARVLRLGVPVHFGN, from the coding sequence ATGAAAACGCTTGTTGCCCTGGGTATGGCGTTTGTTGCCATCGTTGTCCTGGCCAATCCCCTGAACGCCGGAGAGGCGGAGCAAGCCACGGCGCTCTTGCGTAAGTATTGCTACGAATGCCATGGGACCGATTTTGCCTATCCTAGCTTGGATATTTTAGACCGGGCGACGCTGATTGAACCTAAAAGCAAAGATGAAAAGCCGTTTTTGGTTCCGGGGGACGCGGCGGCATCGCGGATTTTTCAGCGGCTGACCGCCACCGATAGCGCCGAGCGGATGCCTCCCGAGGACCAGCCCCAGCCAACCGCCGCGGAGAAAGAACTGATTGGCAAATGGATCGCTGCGGGGGCGGAATTTCCAGCGGCGGATCGTCCCGCCCGTCCCTACAAAGGGGAAGATACGATTTTAGCAGCGTTGGCCGCCGACCTGGAAAAAGTTCCCGCCGAGCATCGGCAATTTACTCGCTATTTTACCCTCTTGCATCTGTGGAATAATCCCGCGGCCAGCGACCATGATTTGCGCTTGGTCCGCGCCGCGGTAAGCAAACTGATCAATAGCCTGTCAAAACAAGTCCGGATCACTCCCCCCCGCGTGGTCGATGCGGATGGGTTGCTTTTGGCGATTGACTTGCGTGATTATGGCTGGGACAAGGGGAACCGCTGGAACTTGCTGATCGGCGGTGACGACACCACCGGGGGCTACCCTTATGGACTGAGTCGCGGCAGTCCCGCCGCCAAAAAAGTGTATGACCTGGCACAGTCCGACCTGCCCTATGTGCGGGCCGATTGGTTTGTCTACAACGCCGCCCGTCCCGCGCTGTACTATGCCCTTTTGGGTTTACCGCAAAGCCAAAAAGCCCTGGAAGAAGAGCTGGGGGTAAATGCCCGGGAGAATCTGGAGCGCGACCGCACCGCCCGGGCGGCGTTTCGCGAAAGCGGCGTCAGCGATAACTCGCGGATGGTGCAGCGGCAAGAAGCCAAGTACGGCGCGTATTGGGACAGCTTTGACAATGCAACCGATGGGGGGGATGTGGACTTTTTTATCAAGCCGTTAGGGCCAATCGACCCGGAAAAACCCTCCCGCGCGGCGTTTAAGCACGATGGGGGCGAGGTGATTTTTCATCTGCCGAATGGCCTGCTGGCTTTTTATTTGGCCACGGACCAGGGGGCGGTTTTAAACGAGGGGCCGATCAATATCGTCCGCGATCCCCAGCAGTTTTCTGGATCAAATAAAATCCTCAATGGCATCTCCTGCTTTGGCTGCCACCGCCAGGGTTTTATCCCCTTTACCGACACGTTGCGGGAAGGATATGTCAATCGCCAGGGAGAATCCGTGGCCGATAAGGTGCTCAAAATCTTTCCCGTGGCCGAGGTGATGGAACGCTATCGCCGGGAGGATAGCGAACGGTACCAACTGGGACTCGATAAGGCGACCTTGCAGTTTTTGCGGACATCACCCGAGGATAAACGCTCGGCGATCGACTTTCCCGAACCGATCACGCATGTCAGCCGCCATTACGACCGCAAGTTGACATTTGACGACATCGCCCGCGAGTTATTGCTTCCCGCCGATGACGCGACCGCCGCGGAACACAACATTCCCACGGTCGCGGATCTAAAATCGCAATTAAAACTGAACGCGGCCTTGCAGAACGCCGGTTTGGAACCAATCACCCGCGGCGAAGTTGTTCCCCGCTCGATGTGGGAAAAAGCCTATCATCGCACCGCGCGGGTGCTGCGATTGGGCGTGCCGGTCCACTTTGGAAATTGA
- a CDS encoding sigma-70 family RNA polymerase sigma factor: MEWRQTGVMHAETPNWESLYDEHAPSLLRWLGSKVGRDQAEDCLQEIWLKAVEKGFPGGHFRGWIFTLARNFVIDRSRSAAYKLSRMTTPGSHPGEDGKPWEPPDQSESSEDSSDLLELLSRLRGCLEKLDTDKAAVVRGWLNDLPYKQLALELQMEASQISKRFDTAKNQLRRCLREETP; the protein is encoded by the coding sequence GTGGAATGGCGACAAACTGGTGTCATGCACGCCGAAACACCAAATTGGGAAAGCCTTTACGACGAACACGCCCCTTCCCTGCTGCGCTGGCTGGGGTCAAAGGTCGGCCGTGACCAGGCGGAGGACTGTTTGCAGGAAATATGGCTGAAGGCCGTGGAAAAAGGATTTCCGGGGGGCCATTTTCGCGGTTGGATTTTTACCTTGGCGCGAAATTTTGTAATCGATCGCTCCCGTAGCGCCGCCTACAAATTATCGCGGATGACCACGCCCGGCAGTCATCCAGGAGAGGATGGCAAACCGTGGGAACCCCCAGATCAATCCGAATCGTCAGAGGATAGCTCTGATCTACTGGAATTGCTGTCGCGGTTGCGCGGATGCCTGGAAAAGCTGGACACGGATAAGGCCGCCGTGGTGCGGGGCTGGTTGAATGACTTGCCCTACAAACAATTGGCCCTGGAATTACAAATGGAAGCGTCGCAGATTTCAAAACGCTTTGACACCGCCAAAAACCAACTGCGGCGCTGCCTGCGGGAGGAAACCCCATGA
- a CDS encoding type IV secretion system DNA-binding domain-containing protein, protein MSDYEVLGQFYLGKPYDLASGKTRSEYLLYDAKDLVTHALCVGMTGSGKTGLCLALLEEAAIDGIPAIIIDPKGDIANLCLTFPQLRPTDFQPWIDPGEATRQGKSVEEYATDVAARWKKGLGDWDQPPERIQKFRDAVEVAIYTPGSNAGLPLTVLKSFAAPAAAIREQPDALREQINSAVAGLLALLQIEGDPLRSREFILLATLLERAWQEGKDVALGELIREIQTPPFDKLGFLDLESFFPQKDRFTLAMALNNLLASPGFQTWLTGAPLDIQKLLYTSTGKPRHVILSIAHLSDAERMFFVTIVLNAVIAWMRAQTGTTSLRAILYMDEVFGYFPPTANPPSKTPMLTLLKQARAFGLGVVLATQNPVDLDYKGLSNCGTWFLGRLQTERDKLRVLDGLEGASTAAGAAFDRAELEKTLSSLGNRVFLMNNVHEDAPVVLQTRWALSYLRGPISSEQIRTLMAPLRDGAAATETVQKMADSASRPVLPPGIEEVFIARRAAKPAGKGVEYRPALYGTAKVHYQNAAQGIDHSENVTFLVPVDGKLTDEVWTSAEDMTEAGVDLDSGPEDGARFATLPAALCKAKAYEGFASDLRDSLYRTKRLPLWKYAKLKIVSQPGESQAEFRIRLSQAARELRDTELEKLRQKYSPKMTALKEQIRKAEQKVAKEKEQARGTVIQSVITIGSSVIGSVFGRKLASSANVGRAATGARAASRALSQQADVGHAEETVEALNARFEEMNQEFKLECEKIENTVQADKLPLEELCLTPKKADITVNKVVLAWMPVVV, encoded by the coding sequence ATGTCCGACTACGAAGTCCTCGGCCAATTTTATTTGGGCAAGCCCTACGATCTGGCCAGCGGTAAAACACGGTCCGAATACCTGCTCTATGACGCCAAGGATTTGGTCACGCACGCACTCTGCGTGGGTATGACCGGCAGCGGTAAAACGGGGCTGTGCCTGGCATTACTCGAAGAAGCGGCCATTGACGGAATCCCGGCGATCATCATCGATCCAAAGGGAGATATTGCCAACTTGTGTCTGACGTTTCCCCAGCTTCGCCCCACTGATTTTCAACCCTGGATCGATCCGGGCGAAGCGACGCGGCAGGGAAAATCAGTCGAGGAATACGCCACGGATGTCGCGGCGCGATGGAAAAAAGGCTTGGGGGACTGGGACCAACCTCCCGAGCGCATTCAAAAATTCCGCGACGCGGTGGAAGTAGCGATTTATACCCCGGGCAGTAACGCGGGACTGCCGCTCACTGTGCTGAAGTCGTTTGCCGCCCCCGCCGCCGCTATCCGCGAACAACCGGACGCCTTGCGCGAACAAATTAACAGCGCCGTGGCGGGGTTGTTGGCGCTCTTGCAAATCGAAGGGGATCCCCTGCGCAGCCGCGAATTTATCTTGTTGGCCACGTTGCTCGAGCGGGCTTGGCAAGAGGGCAAGGATGTCGCATTAGGCGAACTTATTCGCGAGATTCAAACCCCGCCGTTTGACAAGCTTGGCTTTTTAGACCTGGAAAGCTTCTTCCCGCAAAAGGACCGCTTTACCCTGGCCATGGCGCTCAATAATTTGCTGGCGTCACCCGGCTTTCAGACTTGGCTGACCGGCGCTCCCTTGGATATCCAAAAGTTGCTCTACACCTCCACGGGCAAGCCGCGGCATGTCATTTTATCCATCGCGCATCTGAGCGACGCGGAACGGATGTTTTTTGTCACGATCGTCCTCAACGCGGTCATCGCCTGGATGCGAGCCCAGACCGGTACCACCAGCCTGCGGGCGATTTTGTACATGGATGAGGTTTTTGGCTATTTTCCCCCTACCGCCAATCCACCTAGCAAGACGCCCATGCTGACGCTGCTAAAGCAGGCCCGCGCGTTCGGCCTGGGCGTGGTGTTGGCGACGCAAAACCCGGTGGATTTGGATTACAAGGGGTTATCCAACTGCGGGACGTGGTTTCTGGGCAGATTGCAGACCGAGCGGGACAAGCTGCGGGTGCTAGACGGATTGGAGGGGGCCTCGACCGCCGCGGGAGCAGCGTTTGACCGGGCGGAGCTGGAAAAAACGCTTTCTAGCCTAGGGAATAGAGTGTTCCTGATGAATAACGTGCACGAGGATGCCCCGGTCGTGCTGCAAACACGCTGGGCGTTGTCGTACTTGCGGGGGCCAATTTCCAGCGAGCAGATCCGCACGTTGATGGCTCCCTTGCGGGATGGCGCGGCCGCGACCGAGACCGTGCAAAAAATGGCGGATTCCGCCAGTCGCCCGGTTCTTCCCCCTGGAATCGAAGAAGTCTTTATCGCCCGCCGCGCCGCAAAGCCAGCCGGGAAGGGCGTGGAGTATCGCCCGGCGCTGTATGGCACGGCCAAGGTTCATTATCAAAATGCGGCGCAGGGGATTGACCATAGTGAAAACGTGACATTCCTGGTTCCGGTGGATGGCAAGTTGACCGACGAAGTTTGGACCTCCGCCGAGGATATGACCGAGGCAGGAGTCGATCTAGATAGCGGACCTGAGGATGGCGCGCGGTTTGCCACGCTTCCCGCCGCGCTTTGCAAAGCGAAAGCCTACGAGGGTTTTGCCAGCGATCTGCGCGATTCCCTGTATCGAACCAAACGGCTCCCCCTGTGGAAATATGCCAAACTGAAAATTGTCTCCCAACCGGGGGAATCGCAAGCGGAGTTTCGCATCCGCTTGTCCCAGGCCGCGCGCGAACTGCGCGACACCGAACTGGAAAAGCTGCGCCAAAAGTACTCCCCCAAGATGACCGCGCTCAAGGAGCAGATTCGCAAGGCCGAACAAAAAGTGGCCAAGGAAAAAGAACAAGCCCGCGGCACGGTCATTCAATCAGTGATCACGATTGGTTCCTCGGTGATCGGGTCGGTCTTTGGCCGCAAACTAGCCAGCTCGGCGAATGTTGGCCGCGCCGCCACGGGCGCGCGGGCCGCCAGCCGGGCACTCAGCCAGCAGGCCGACGTGGGCCATGCCGAAGAAACGGTAGAAGCGCTAAACGCCCGGTTTGAGGAAATGAATCAAGAATTTAAGCTTGAATGCGAGAAGATTGAAAATACCGTGCAGGCGGATAAGCTACCGCTGGAGGAACTGTGCCTAACGCCCAAGAAAGCCGACATTACCGTGAATAAGGTGGTTTTGGCCTGGATGCCGGTTGTAGTATAA
- a CDS encoding DUF6798 domain-containing protein gives MPLRITHFLCWLATFSLFFLHGAWPTPDSNETHYLTKARHYWQPDFGQGELFLESADAHQVFYWTWGWTTRVMPLEWSAWLGRLLTWAGLAAAWQYLAGKLLRYPAGGPLAAALFVGLNERYHLAGEWVVGGIEAKGFAYILILFAVARAVCDHWRSAFVLFGAASAFHVLAGGWSTIAAFIAWLVLGRSACPLAKVWPAWVVGGLLAAPSIWWGVELTRGQEADIVAQANEIYVVERLSHHLLPERFPNRHFVRFLGLLAFTLTLLTGIWLLEDRDNLPNGKNPVPCDQTELPRRWDIFVLWCVGSVLILMAGLTIQILWHDNPVRLHALLRYYWFRSSDAFVPLLAGFAAWRVVELFASRGNWRAWGLGGILLAAVIWDTAAQMPHWPFTVPGLHTASVDARPDQRRNYILTEWRDVCRWARENTSSSARFLTPRLSATFKWYAQRGEVVNWKDMPQDAASLVAWWQRLRDLHGEDNPANPLDRWHDSLAHHGLPRLQELGKKYGADYAIVVYFDDTPRLTEPALYQNKMFAVYALNGE, from the coding sequence ATGCCCTTGCGTATCACACATTTTCTCTGTTGGCTGGCGACTTTTAGTCTGTTTTTTTTGCACGGAGCCTGGCCCACACCCGACTCCAACGAAACCCATTATCTGACCAAAGCGCGGCATTATTGGCAGCCTGATTTTGGCCAGGGTGAACTCTTTTTAGAATCCGCCGACGCCCATCAAGTGTTTTATTGGACCTGGGGCTGGACCACGCGTGTGATGCCATTGGAGTGGTCGGCCTGGCTGGGGCGACTGTTGACTTGGGCGGGTTTGGCGGCGGCGTGGCAATATTTAGCGGGAAAATTACTACGCTATCCGGCCGGAGGCCCACTGGCGGCCGCGCTCTTTGTGGGTCTGAATGAGCGCTATCACCTGGCGGGTGAATGGGTGGTAGGGGGCATCGAGGCCAAAGGTTTTGCGTATATTTTGATTTTATTCGCGGTCGCCCGCGCAGTGTGTGATCATTGGCGTAGCGCGTTTGTGCTGTTTGGCGCGGCGAGCGCATTTCATGTTTTGGCGGGGGGGTGGTCCACCATTGCCGCGTTTATTGCGTGGCTCGTGTTAGGCCGCAGCGCTTGCCCCCTGGCAAAAGTCTGGCCCGCGTGGGTGGTGGGGGGACTTTTGGCAGCACCGTCGATTTGGTGGGGAGTGGAACTGACGCGCGGGCAAGAGGCGGATATTGTCGCCCAAGCGAATGAAATCTATGTGGTCGAGCGGCTTTCCCATCATCTGTTGCCAGAACGCTTTCCCAACCGGCATTTTGTGCGTTTTTTGGGATTGTTGGCGTTTACGCTAACCCTGTTGACGGGAATCTGGCTGCTGGAAGATCGCGACAATCTGCCAAACGGGAAAAATCCTGTCCCTTGTGACCAAACCGAGCTACCGCGGCGTTGGGATATTTTTGTCCTATGGTGTGTGGGGAGCGTGCTCATACTCATGGCGGGTCTGACCATTCAAATATTATGGCATGACAACCCTGTCCGCCTGCATGCGCTGTTGCGTTACTACTGGTTTCGCAGTAGCGATGCGTTTGTTCCGCTCTTAGCGGGCTTTGCCGCGTGGCGGGTTGTTGAGTTATTTGCCTCGCGCGGCAATTGGCGGGCCTGGGGCCTGGGGGGGATTTTGCTCGCGGCGGTCATCTGGGATACCGCTGCACAAATGCCTCATTGGCCATTTACTGTGCCGGGGCTGCATACCGCCAGCGTCGATGCCCGGCCCGATCAACGCCGCAACTATATCCTGACGGAATGGCGAGATGTCTGCCGCTGGGCACGGGAAAACACCTCTTCATCAGCCCGTTTTTTGACGCCACGCTTATCGGCCACGTTCAAGTGGTACGCCCAGCGCGGAGAAGTCGTCAACTGGAAGGATATGCCCCAGGACGCCGCCAGTCTGGTGGCGTGGTGGCAAAGGTTGCGCGATTTGCATGGGGAAGATAACCCCGCCAATCCGCTGGACCGTTGGCATGATTCACTCGCGCACCACGGGCTGCCACGGCTCCAGGAATTGGGCAAGAAATACGGGGCGGATTATGCGATTGTGGTTTATTTTGACGACACACCGCGTCTGACGGAGCCAGCCTTGTACCAAAACAAAATGTTCGCCGTGTATGCTTTGAACGGGGAATAG
- the prpB gene encoding methylisocitrate lyase: MTSTGHTFRKLLSTGPVPLPGAFNPLVGRMIAASGFQAAYLSGAAFSAGQLALPDVGLFGLAELAEETRRLTRACDLPILVDADTGFGEALAVERTMRELEDAGAAAIQIEDQELPKRCGHLSGKSLISTDAMCAKIRAAVAARRDPATMLVARTDARGVTNLEEAILRARAYVAAGADAIFPEALTTREEYVRFRQEIQTPLIANMTEFGKSPLLSLQEWGSLGYNGVLFPVTLLRVALRGVQAALRELRATGTQAGFLSQLQTRQELYDLLGYQDYETRDQAYFGNL; encoded by the coding sequence ATGACCTCCACCGGACATACTTTTCGCAAACTTCTATCCACCGGCCCTGTCCCGTTACCCGGGGCCTTTAATCCCCTAGTGGGGCGGATGATCGCCGCTAGCGGGTTTCAGGCGGCCTATCTGTCCGGGGCCGCTTTTTCCGCCGGGCAGTTGGCCCTCCCCGATGTCGGCCTGTTTGGCCTGGCCGAACTGGCGGAAGAGACCCGGCGGCTCACCCGCGCTTGTGATTTGCCCATTTTGGTCGATGCGGATACCGGTTTTGGCGAGGCCCTGGCCGTGGAGCGGACCATGCGCGAACTGGAAGACGCTGGCGCGGCGGCCATCCAAATCGAGGATCAAGAACTCCCCAAGCGCTGTGGTCATCTAAGCGGTAAAAGTCTCATTTCCACGGATGCCATGTGCGCAAAAATTCGGGCGGCCGTGGCCGCGCGGCGAGATCCAGCGACCATGCTTGTTGCCCGGACCGATGCCCGCGGCGTGACCAACCTGGAGGAAGCCATTTTGCGGGCGCGAGCGTATGTGGCGGCGGGGGCGGACGCGATTTTTCCCGAGGCGCTAACCACCCGCGAGGAATATGTCCGGTTTCGCCAGGAGATCCAGACACCCCTCATTGCCAATATGACCGAATTTGGCAAATCGCCGCTCCTTTCGCTGCAGGAATGGGGCTCCTTGGGTTATAACGGAGTCCTCTTTCCCGTAACTCTCTTGCGTGTGGCCCTGCGAGGCGTTCAGGCCGCGTTGCGGGAATTGCGGGCCACGGGCACACAAGCAGGTTTTTTATCCCAGCTACAAACCCGCCAAGAACTGTATGACCTATTAGGTTACCAAGATTATGAAACGCGGGACCAAGCCTATTTTGGCAATTTGTAA